In the Flagellimonas sp. HMM57 genome, one interval contains:
- the murA gene encoding UDP-N-acetylglucosamine 1-carboxyvinyltransferase encodes MGTFRIEGGHQLHGEITPQGAKNEALQILCAVLLSSEEITINNIPDIIDVNKLIALLEDLGVKIQKKGKGSYTFKADDVNLDYLQSDQFKQDGRGLRGSIMLVGPLLARFGKGYIPKPGGDKIGRRRLDTHFEGFIKLGAKFRYNREEYFYGVEAEKLKGTYMLLDEASVTGTANILMAAVLAEGTTTIYNAACEPYLQQLCKMLNRMGAKITGIGSNLLTIEGVESLGGTTHTMLPDMIEIGSWIGLAAMTRSELTIKNASWDDLGQIPNAFQKLGIQIERKGDDIYIPMHEKGYEVQNYIDGSILTIADAPWPGLTPDLLSILLVVAIQAKGEVVIHQKMFESRLFFVDKLIDMGAKIILCDPHRATVIGHNFKSTLKATTMVSPDIRAGVSLLIAALSAKGVSTIHNIEQIDRGYENIDERLRAIGADITRV; translated from the coding sequence ATGGGAACATTTCGGATAGAGGGTGGTCACCAGTTACACGGTGAAATTACACCTCAGGGAGCAAAGAACGAAGCACTACAGATTCTTTGTGCCGTATTACTTTCAAGCGAAGAGATTACGATCAATAATATTCCAGATATCATAGATGTGAATAAATTGATTGCCCTATTGGAAGATTTGGGGGTCAAAATTCAAAAGAAAGGAAAAGGTTCCTATACTTTCAAAGCGGATGATGTCAATTTGGACTATTTACAATCTGACCAGTTTAAACAAGATGGTCGAGGACTTAGAGGTTCCATTATGTTGGTAGGCCCTCTGTTAGCTCGATTTGGGAAAGGCTACATTCCAAAACCGGGTGGCGATAAAATAGGCCGAAGGCGTTTAGATACCCATTTTGAAGGTTTTATAAAACTTGGGGCAAAGTTTAGATACAATAGGGAAGAATACTTTTATGGTGTAGAAGCGGAAAAGCTGAAAGGTACTTATATGCTTTTGGACGAAGCTTCGGTCACGGGAACGGCGAACATACTAATGGCAGCTGTATTGGCAGAGGGAACAACGACAATTTATAACGCCGCCTGTGAACCTTATCTGCAACAACTATGTAAGATGTTGAATAGGATGGGGGCAAAAATCACTGGAATCGGTTCTAACCTCTTGACCATTGAAGGAGTGGAATCATTAGGTGGGACAACCCATACCATGTTACCGGATATGATTGAAATCGGTAGCTGGATCGGGTTGGCGGCAATGACCCGAAGCGAACTGACCATTAAAAACGCAAGTTGGGACGATTTGGGACAAATACCCAATGCGTTTCAAAAACTGGGAATACAAATAGAGCGAAAGGGAGACGATATTTATATCCCCATGCATGAGAAAGGATATGAGGTGCAGAATTATATAGATGGTTCTATACTCACTATTGCAGATGCGCCTTGGCCTGGATTAACACCGGACTTATTGAGTATTTTGCTAGTTGTGGCCATTCAAGCTAAAGGAGAAGTCGTCATTCACCAAAAAATGTTCGAAAGCCGACTCTTTTTTGTAGATAAGTTGATAGACATGGGCGCAAAGATTATTTTATGCGATCCCCACCGTGCTACAGTGATAGGCCATAATTTTAAGTCTACCTTGAAGGCGACCACAATGGTATCGCCAGATATTAGGGCAGGGGTTTCCCTTTTAATAGCAGCACTTTCTGCGAAGGGTGTCTCCACCATTCATAATATTGAGCAGATTGACCGAGGTTATGAGAATATAGATGAACGTTTAAGAGCGATTGGGGCAGATATTACGCGTGTATAA
- a CDS encoding DUF493 family protein translates to MEKEESDAFYARLKEQLLENTKWPSNYLYKFIVPTDKEKIDQITNIFNMAGAVIESKQSKKGTYTSVSITVLLNSPDEVIAKYKEVSGVEGVISL, encoded by the coding sequence ATGGAGAAGGAAGAATCCGATGCATTTTATGCTAGGCTTAAAGAACAGTTATTAGAGAATACAAAATGGCCTTCCAATTATCTGTACAAGTTTATCGTGCCAACGGATAAAGAGAAAATTGACCAAATCACCAACATATTTAATATGGCCGGAGCGGTCATAGAATCAAAACAATCCAAAAAAGGTACGTACACGAGTGTTTCGATTACGGTACTTCTAAATAGTCCAGATGAGGTTATTGCCAAGTACAAAGAAGTTTCCGGTGTTGAAGGAGTAATTTCCTTATAA
- a CDS encoding DUF4290 domain-containing protein yields the protein MNLVENLEYNTERPKLIIPEYGRHFQKMVDHAVSIADKEERNKVAQSIISVMGNLQPHLRDVADFQHKLWDQLFIMSDFKLDVDSPFPITPQEVLQQRPEPLEYPQNHPKYRFYGNNIKRMIDVAIKWEKGDMRSGLEYAIANHMKKCYLNWNKDTVEDSAIFAHLKELSDGEIDLAPKGESLTDSGQFLKNRLAKSNRSGGGSHNKKGQRNNRGKKRY from the coding sequence TTGAATCTAGTAGAAAATTTAGAATATAATACGGAGCGGCCCAAGCTTATAATTCCTGAATACGGACGCCATTTCCAGAAAATGGTAGACCATGCTGTTTCCATAGCCGATAAAGAAGAACGAAACAAAGTTGCGCAATCCATTATCAGTGTAATGGGCAATCTACAGCCCCATTTGCGTGATGTTGCGGATTTTCAGCACAAGTTGTGGGATCAACTTTTTATTATGTCCGATTTTAAATTGGATGTTGATTCACCATTCCCTATTACACCACAAGAAGTTTTACAGCAGCGACCTGAACCTTTGGAATATCCGCAAAACCATCCAAAGTATCGGTTTTATGGAAACAACATCAAACGAATGATAGATGTTGCCATTAAATGGGAAAAAGGAGATATGCGCTCTGGATTGGAATATGCCATTGCCAACCACATGAAAAAGTGTTACCTGAATTGGAACAAGGACACAGTTGAAGATTCAGCGATTTTTGCGCACTTAAAAGAATTGAGCGACGGGGAAATAGACCTTGCCCCAAAAGGCGAGAGTTTGACCGATAGTGGACAATTTCTTAAGAATCGCCTCGCTAAATCCAATAGAAGTGGTGGTGGTAGTCATAATAAAAAGGGACAACGTAACAACAGAGGTAAAAAAAGGTATTAA
- a CDS encoding alkyl hydroperoxide reductase — MKLTLKLAAIYNVIWGAWVVLFPNHFFELVGMEPLNHPMVWQGMGMVIGVYGLGYWWASYDLMRHWPIVAVGFLGKIFGPLGFLFNYIQDIVPFEFIYTLITNDFIWWIPFFLILKKVHTDYKWKLT, encoded by the coding sequence ATGAAACTTACGCTAAAATTGGCTGCAATCTATAATGTGATTTGGGGTGCTTGGGTCGTTTTATTCCCGAATCATTTCTTTGAGCTCGTAGGCATGGAACCACTTAATCATCCTATGGTGTGGCAAGGCATGGGCATGGTAATAGGGGTTTACGGATTAGGCTATTGGTGGGCTTCCTATGATCTTATGCGACATTGGCCTATCGTAGCTGTTGGATTTCTTGGTAAAATATTCGGGCCTTTGGGATTTCTGTTCAACTATATCCAAGACATCGTCCCTTTTGAGTTCATTTATACCCTCATAACCAATGATTTTATCTGGTGGATTCCTTTCTTTCTAATTTTGAAAAAAGTTCATACAGATTACAAGTGGAAGCTAACGTAA